One window of Pieris napi chromosome 1, ilPieNapi1.2, whole genome shotgun sequence genomic DNA carries:
- the LOC125048962 gene encoding toll-like receptor 6 → MGSRGVAHWSWVVVVAWAWSAAARTLCPPRCECDDALRAASCANAGLEIVPIQLNPEATQINLTHNSIDNLLYTFGFYTQLTILDISYNKVQDLGSRNFDNNIEMTHLNVSHNALRKLDKDTFIGLKRLVDLNLSNNEISTIDALTFKDLTVLERLDMSNNKLVTFESDTFEPLSSLRILYLKNNSILEIPSVNLLTIISLEFLDLSENLIQIIPKHGVPYLKELKHLDLNNNIIEEIDHLGLHNLPSLRHLDLSDNNMTTIPTSALSKLSNLSHLYLSGNFFHNVSALSFQSLFHLKHLHLSRIYNLEKIDFRAFVDNINLQKIWMNENLRVKEVPPRLFHGNPKLTHVYMRNNALETLEASHFPIDTLQELEISGNPFVCNCSLVWLWNLIRECELRSRKSENTSTILKIDYEDVKCAAPEHLKGISFIQIPESEFGCSSGWVIVAIVVMTVSIITSIVGGVLYFIGPLKKCKGDKSKQVMTSVMLNGDVSKLGNGLVYTTRGRETDSKREVDKYLMIGSSVTNNFHSLNPPWQAMDKNPYYQEDSDEHIYQQFAYETIPPHRTPEKPHIVYV, encoded by the coding sequence atgGGCTCACGCGGCGTAGCACACTGGAGCTGGGTGGTAGTGGTAGCGTGGGCGTGGAGCGCTGCAGCGCGCACATTATGTCCGCCACGATGCGAATGCGACGACGCGCTCAGAGCTGCATCGTGCGCCAATGCAGGCCTCGAAATAGTGCCTATACAACTCAACCCAGAAGCAACACAAATAAACCTAACCCACAACTCTATCGACAATCTTCTATACACTTTCGGCTTTTATACCCAACTAACCATCCTCGACATTTCGTACAACAAAGTACAAGACTTAGGAAGTAGGAATTTTGATAACAACATCGAAATGACCCATCTAAACGTGAGTCACAATGCTCTCAGAAAGTTAGACAAAGACACATTCATTGGTCTTAAGAGACTCGTCGATctgaatttatctaataacgAAATATCTACTATAGATGCACTAACTTTCAAAGATCTAACAGTATTAGAGAGACTCGATAtgtctaataataaattagtgaCTTTTGAATCAGATACGTTTGAACCGCTATCTTCACTTcggattttatatttaaaaaataactctaTACTGGAAATACCATCCGTCAATTTATTGACAATTATAAGTCTAGAGTTTTTAGATCTCTCAGAAAATTTGATACAAATTATACCAAAGCATGGGGTGCCGTACTTGAaggaattaaaacatttagatctgaacaataatataatagaagaAATCGATCACTTGGGCCTTCACAACTTACCTTCTTTGCGACACTTAGACCTTAGCGATAACAACATGACTACAATTCCAACATCAGCTTTGTCAAAGTTGTCGAATTTGTCTCACTTGTATTTGAGCGGAAATTTCTTCCATAATGTATCAGCGTTGTCTTTTCAAAGCCTCTTTCATTTGAAACATTTACACTTAAGTAGGATAtacaatttagaaaaaattgatttcagagcatttgttgataatataaatctaCAAAAGATATGGATGAATGAAAACTTAAGAGTAAAGGAAGTGCCTCCGAGATTATTCCATGGGAATCCTAAGCTGACACACGTTTATATGAGAAACAATGCTTTAGAAACCCTCGAAGCTTCACACTTTCCAATTGATACTTTACAAGAACTTGAAATATCGGGAAATCCATTTGTATGTAACTGTTCATTAGTATGGTTATGGAATCTTATAAGAGAATGTGAACTTCGGAGCCGAAAAAGTGAAAATACTAGTACGATACTTAAAATTGATTATGAAGATGTAAAATGTGCTGCACCAGAGCATTTGAAGGGAAttagttttattcaaattccCGAGTCAGAGTTTGGCTGCTCTAGTGGGTGGGTTATAGTCGCTATAGTGGTGATGACTGTAAGCATCATTACTAGCATTGTTGGTGGAGTATTGTACTTTATTGGACCTCTAAAGAAATGTAAAGGAGACAAATCAAAGCAAGTTATGACTAGCGTTATGCTTAACGGTGATGTTTCAAAATTGGGCAACGGATTAGTTTACACAACCCGTGGTAGAGAAACTGATAGTAAAAGGGAGGTCGATAAATACTTAATGATCGGTTCGTCTGTTACTAACAACTTCCATTCATTAAATCCGCCCTGGCAGGCCATGGATAAGAACCCTTATTACCAGGAAGATAGTGATGAGCACATTTATCAACAGTTTGCTTATGAAACTATTCCCCCACACAGGACCCCAGAGAAACCACACATAGTGTATGTGTAA